One window of Ralstonia pickettii DTP0602 genomic DNA carries:
- a CDS encoding hypothetical protein (K14060: pinR; putative DNA-invertase from lambdoid prophage Rac), which translates to MPSTFIYSNRAVGPEAIDEELQAAAEAGYNVDARHAFWECEPASVPALQRPRLRALQQQVQAGDAVVMLRLCSMGWSVQEVLATIRRFRLLGVALHCAQLSRTNLSSASPPEAVEVLRAVAALEGTTRSVRVRESLAAAKAMGRQVGRPPKHTPEQRSAILHALRAGHSVSEIARQFNTSRQTVLRIRAAEPAVQPARHDTRPSAAPATEPEAETADE; encoded by the coding sequence ATGCCGTCAACATTCATATATTCGAATCGCGCCGTTGGCCCCGAGGCCATCGACGAAGAACTACAAGCCGCTGCTGAAGCCGGCTACAACGTGGACGCGCGCCACGCCTTCTGGGAGTGCGAGCCGGCCTCGGTGCCGGCTTTGCAGCGCCCCCGCCTGCGCGCACTGCAGCAGCAGGTGCAGGCCGGCGATGCCGTGGTCATGCTGCGCCTGTGCAGCATGGGCTGGAGCGTGCAGGAGGTGCTGGCCACCATCCGGCGCTTCCGCCTGCTGGGCGTGGCGCTCCATTGCGCGCAGCTGTCGCGCACGAACCTGTCCAGCGCCTCGCCACCCGAAGCGGTGGAGGTGTTGCGCGCCGTAGCAGCGCTGGAAGGCACCACGCGCAGCGTGCGCGTGCGCGAAAGCCTCGCCGCGGCCAAGGCGATGGGGCGGCAGGTCGGCCGTCCGCCCAAGCACACGCCCGAGCAGCGCAGCGCCATCCTGCATGCGCTGCGCGCCGGCCATTCGGTCAGCGAGATCGCGCGCCAGTTCAATACCTCGCGCCAGACGGTGCTGCGCATCCGCGCCGCGGAACCGGCCGTGCAGCCGGCGCGGCACGACACGCGGCCCTCTGCTGCGCCGGCCACGGAACCGGAAGCGGAAACTGCCGACGAATGA
- a CDS encoding hypothetical protein (K01611: speD, AMD1; S-adenosylmethionine decarboxylase [EC:4.1.1.50]) has product MTISLSPRSLGVVLGMAVAMLAPTAAFAQVQSDKPLRIIAAGPAGGSLDIVSRLLAEGMQKELHQPVIVEPKPGSGGALAVNDLTQAAHDGNTMLVALDALVSEIPHIVKLRFDMFKEVKPIAELARGGLVMVGNPSLPAKNLAEVIAYVKANPGKVNYASYSPGTVSHVMGLQLNRAAGIDMSHIGYKGTPPALADVMGGHVQLMFAGIPNAIPLIKSGKIVPFAVSLPQRSPMLPNVPTFSELGYPQLEALVWLGLWVTPDVPAAAQTRLREAALKVMAQPATRERLREFGLDAGQPRTPEEMTKSLRSDYARIGAVLKSIDFKPE; this is encoded by the coding sequence ATGACCATTTCCCTTTCCCCCCGCAGCCTCGGCGTCGTCCTGGGCATGGCGGTCGCCATGCTGGCGCCAACTGCGGCGTTTGCGCAGGTGCAGTCCGACAAGCCGCTTCGCATCATCGCAGCCGGGCCTGCCGGCGGTTCCCTCGACATCGTGTCGCGCCTGCTGGCCGAAGGCATGCAGAAGGAACTGCACCAGCCGGTGATCGTCGAGCCCAAGCCGGGCTCCGGCGGTGCGCTCGCGGTCAACGACCTGACGCAGGCGGCGCACGACGGCAACACGATGCTGGTTGCGCTCGATGCGCTGGTCAGCGAGATCCCCCATATCGTCAAGCTGCGTTTCGACATGTTCAAGGAGGTCAAGCCGATCGCCGAACTCGCGCGCGGCGGGCTGGTGATGGTGGGAAATCCGTCGTTGCCTGCAAAGAACCTCGCCGAGGTGATTGCCTACGTGAAGGCGAATCCGGGCAAGGTCAACTACGCCTCCTACAGCCCCGGCACCGTCTCGCACGTGATGGGGTTGCAGCTGAATCGCGCCGCCGGCATCGACATGTCGCACATCGGCTATAAGGGCACGCCCCCGGCGCTCGCCGACGTGATGGGCGGGCACGTGCAGCTGATGTTCGCAGGCATACCGAACGCGATTCCCCTGATCAAGAGCGGGAAGATCGTGCCCTTCGCCGTCAGCCTGCCCCAGCGTTCGCCGATGCTGCCCAATGTGCCGACCTTCTCCGAACTCGGCTACCCCCAGCTCGAGGCGCTGGTCTGGCTGGGCCTGTGGGTCACGCCAGACGTCCCGGCCGCGGCGCAGACCAGGTTGCGCGAAGCCGCGCTGAAGGTCATGGCGCAGCCGGCCACGCGCGAGCGCCTGAGAGAGTTCGGCCTCGACGCGGGCCAGCCGCGCACGCCCGAAGAGATGACGAAATCGCTGCGCAGCGACTACGCGCGCATCGGCGCCGTGCTGAAGTCGATCGACTTCAAGCCGGAATGA
- a CDS encoding hemerythrin — translation MDKSKIPADQAEALGALMDEHRAVKKQFKAFKDTENRDEKESIALDVCHQLTVHATVEEEIFYPALRGASDEIDDMLDEAQVEHQVAKDLLAAIEEDPAGDLLEANFTVLSEYVSHHIEEEEGELFKNVIKEKVNLREVAKTMAARKDELMRATA, via the coding sequence GTGGACAAGTCGAAGATCCCCGCAGACCAGGCCGAAGCCCTCGGCGCACTGATGGACGAGCACCGTGCGGTCAAGAAGCAGTTCAAGGCGTTCAAGGACACCGAGAACCGCGACGAGAAGGAGTCGATCGCGCTGGACGTTTGCCACCAGCTCACGGTGCATGCCACGGTCGAGGAAGAGATCTTCTACCCGGCGCTGCGCGGCGCCAGCGACGAGATCGATGACATGCTGGACGAGGCCCAGGTCGAGCACCAGGTGGCAAAGGACCTGCTCGCCGCGATCGAGGAGGACCCCGCCGGGGACCTGCTGGAAGCCAATTTCACGGTGCTTTCGGAATACGTCTCCCACCATATCGAGGAAGAGGAAGGCGAACTGTTCAAGAACGTGATCAAGGAAAAGGTCAACCTGCGCGAGGTGGCCAAGACCATGGCCGCGCGCAAGGACGAGCTGATGCGCGCAACCGCCTGA
- a CDS encoding 3-phosphoglycerate dehydrogenase (K00058: serA, PHGDH; D-3-phosphoglycerate dehydrogenase [EC:1.1.1.95]) encodes MTTIFVTAPKLAPAGVELLAQAGARVLYLSQPDSVEEVERVMASEPIDAVISRTVRLSAKAIESCPTLKVISKHGVGVSNIDVDAATRRGIPVYVTPGANAQSVAEMTLGLMFAAARRIGWMDAELHGGRWSRAQDGVELRGKTIGLAGFGQVGQRVATVCLALGMKVVAFDPALTDGPSPVDGAQLLPSLAELLPRADVLSLHVPLNQHTRNMLGEAAFSRMPRGAILVNTARGEVVDEASLIAALQSGQLYAAGLDTMAVEPLPADSPLSTLPNVVLTPHVGGSTPAALAAMASAAARNVLGWLDGVPAERSACANPQVLS; translated from the coding sequence ATGACTACCATCTTCGTCACCGCTCCCAAGCTGGCGCCAGCCGGCGTGGAACTGCTCGCCCAGGCCGGCGCCCGCGTGCTCTATCTGTCCCAGCCTGACAGCGTGGAGGAAGTGGAGCGCGTCATGGCATCGGAGCCCATCGACGCGGTGATCTCGAGGACGGTCCGGCTATCGGCGAAGGCCATCGAATCCTGTCCGACGCTCAAGGTGATTTCGAAGCACGGTGTTGGGGTCAGCAATATCGATGTGGACGCGGCCACGCGCCGAGGCATTCCGGTCTACGTCACGCCGGGGGCAAACGCGCAGTCGGTGGCCGAGATGACGCTGGGCCTGATGTTCGCCGCCGCGCGGCGCATCGGCTGGATGGATGCCGAGTTGCACGGGGGCCGCTGGTCGCGCGCGCAGGACGGCGTGGAGCTGCGCGGAAAGACCATCGGCCTGGCCGGTTTCGGGCAGGTCGGCCAGCGCGTGGCGACGGTATGCCTTGCGTTGGGCATGAAGGTCGTGGCGTTTGATCCGGCGCTGACGGACGGTCCCAGCCCGGTCGATGGCGCGCAACTGCTGCCGTCGCTGGCCGAACTCCTGCCGCGTGCCGACGTGTTGAGCCTGCACGTGCCGCTCAACCAACACACGCGCAACATGCTCGGTGAAGCCGCGTTCAGCCGGATGCCGCGCGGCGCGATCCTGGTCAACACGGCGCGCGGCGAGGTGGTGGACGAGGCTTCGCTGATCGCCGCCCTGCAGAGTGGTCAGCTCTACGCCGCCGGGCTGGACACCATGGCTGTCGAGCCGCTGCCTGCCGACAGCCCGCTTTCGACACTGCCGAACGTTGTGCTCACACCGCATGTGGGCGGCTCCACGCCTGCAGCGCTGGCCGCCATGGCGAGCGCCGCCGCCCGCAATGTACTGGGATGGCTGGACGGCGTTCCGGCAGAACGCTCCGCTTGCGCCAACCCGCAAGTCCTTTCCTGA
- a CDS encoding LacI family transcriptional regulator, whose product MTKTRFLAAAAALAMLAGSAFAQAWPARPIRLVVPFPPGGGTDTVARLVAEKLTSQAGWVVVVENRPGAGGNVGLDAVAKAPADGYTIGLGQTANLAINPALYPKMPFDPLKDFAPITTVASQPVVLVVNAASSFRTLADVVTASKSKPESLRIGLAGNGTVGHLAGEMLERRAGIRMLNVPYKGAGPAMVDLLGNQVDLNFANTAAAIPQLAGKKVRALAVSSAQRVKNVPELANVPTVAESGYPGFDAITWTGLIAPAGTPQAVVDRINAEVQKALKNPDVQGKLAAEGSTPMGGTPRQFAEYIRTEHQKWGALIREANIRLE is encoded by the coding sequence ATGACGAAAACGCGATTCCTCGCGGCTGCCGCCGCGCTTGCCATGCTCGCGGGCAGTGCGTTCGCGCAAGCCTGGCCAGCCAGGCCGATCCGGCTGGTGGTCCCGTTTCCGCCCGGCGGCGGCACCGACACGGTTGCGCGGCTGGTGGCGGAGAAGCTGACGTCGCAGGCGGGCTGGGTCGTCGTGGTGGAGAACCGGCCCGGTGCCGGTGGCAACGTTGGTCTCGACGCGGTGGCGAAGGCGCCGGCCGACGGCTACACGATCGGTCTGGGCCAGACCGCCAACCTCGCGATCAACCCGGCGCTCTATCCGAAGATGCCGTTCGATCCGCTGAAGGACTTTGCACCCATCACGACGGTTGCCTCCCAGCCCGTCGTGCTGGTGGTCAATGCCGCGTCTTCGTTCAGGACGCTGGCAGACGTCGTTACGGCATCGAAGAGCAAGCCAGAGTCCCTGCGCATCGGCCTTGCCGGCAACGGCACGGTAGGCCATCTTGCCGGCGAGATGCTGGAACGGCGCGCGGGCATCCGGATGCTGAACGTGCCGTACAAGGGCGCCGGCCCGGCCATGGTGGATCTGCTCGGCAACCAGGTGGACCTCAATTTCGCCAATACCGCGGCAGCGATTCCGCAACTCGCGGGGAAGAAAGTTCGCGCGTTGGCGGTGAGCTCCGCGCAACGTGTAAAAAACGTACCTGAGCTGGCGAACGTGCCCACGGTTGCCGAATCGGGGTACCCCGGCTTTGATGCGATCACCTGGACCGGCCTGATCGCGCCGGCAGGCACGCCTCAGGCCGTGGTTGACCGCATCAACGCCGAGGTGCAGAAGGCGCTGAAGAACCCTGACGTGCAAGGCAAGCTGGCCGCCGAGGGCAGTACGCCCATGGGTGGAACGCCCAGGCAGTTCGCCGAATACATCCGTACCGAGCATCAGAAGTGGGGCGCGCTGATCCGCGAGGCGAATATCAGGCTCGAATGA
- a CDS encoding 4Fe-4S ferredoxin (K05524: fdxA; ferredoxin), with translation MTFVVTDACIQCRHTDCVEVCPMSCFHEGPNFLAIDPDQCIDCSMCVPLCPVGAIYSEHDLPEDKRHFLALNAELSRRPDWPPLLQAKGPIPGHEQWADHPDRLALLQR, from the coding sequence ATGACCTTTGTCGTAACGGATGCCTGCATCCAGTGCCGCCATACCGACTGCGTGGAAGTCTGCCCGATGTCGTGCTTCCACGAAGGGCCCAACTTCCTCGCCATCGATCCTGACCAGTGCATCGACTGCTCGATGTGCGTCCCGCTTTGCCCCGTCGGCGCGATCTACTCGGAGCACGACCTGCCCGAGGACAAGCGCCATTTCCTCGCGCTGAACGCCGAGCTGTCGCGCCGGCCCGACTGGCCGCCGCTGCTGCAGGCCAAGGGCCCGATCCCCGGCCATGAGCAATGGGCCGATCATCCTGACCGGCTTGCGCTGCTGCAACGCTAG
- a CDS encoding hypothetical protein (K01966: PCCB, pccB; propionyl-CoA carboxylase beta chain [EC:6.4.1.3]): MNTTQATQPATQPATQPVTGEWTDELHELTQRRAIAHALGGEEQVVRHHAQGKLTARERIDYLLDAGSFAEIGVLAGSVKYGADRKREQFTPSNAVVGIGKIHARRTVVAADDFTIRAGSSEGSVSEKWIYADRYAWEYKLPIVRMVDSAGGSVKLLDKLGHTKIPGYAMLPMTQLLGVVPVVGIALGACAGLGAVRVGSAHLSIMIRGKSQVFAGGPPVVKQALGLDIDKEGLGGYDAMHRFSGAVSLAVETEEQALEATRRFLSYLPGNVWEQPPRVACEDPVDRCDEWLNRAIPADKRKVFQARKILKAIFDEGSLFEMSPDFGGSTITCLARLNGHAVGVMTNNPMVMGGALTRAAALKMARFVDLCDTFHLPIVNLADQPGVMTGPDAEREGTLSAALQAMHAIEQSGVPWLAIVLRRCVGLAGAMLSPWHGPSGTALPNRYAWPSARWGSIPVEGGVAAAYKQDIAAAADPVAHRLDLEAHYHAISSPLRTAERFGVLDIIEPASTRPLLCAWVEDAYQATARRLGPVGRTMR, encoded by the coding sequence ATGAACACGACTCAGGCAACCCAGCCCGCAACGCAGCCCGCAACCCAGCCTGTTACGGGCGAATGGACGGACGAACTCCATGAGCTGACACAGCGCCGCGCCATCGCGCATGCACTCGGCGGCGAGGAACAGGTCGTGCGCCATCACGCACAAGGCAAGCTCACGGCGCGCGAACGTATCGATTACTTGCTCGACGCCGGCAGCTTCGCCGAGATCGGCGTGCTGGCCGGTTCCGTCAAGTACGGTGCAGATCGCAAGCGCGAGCAATTCACGCCCAGCAATGCGGTGGTCGGCATCGGCAAGATCCATGCGCGGCGCACGGTGGTGGCGGCCGACGACTTCACGATCCGCGCCGGCTCGTCCGAAGGTTCGGTGTCGGAAAAGTGGATCTATGCCGACCGCTACGCGTGGGAGTACAAGCTGCCGATCGTGCGCATGGTCGACAGCGCCGGCGGCAGCGTCAAGCTGCTCGACAAGCTCGGCCATACCAAGATTCCGGGCTATGCCATGTTGCCGATGACGCAGCTGCTCGGCGTCGTGCCTGTGGTCGGCATCGCGCTGGGCGCCTGCGCGGGGCTCGGCGCCGTGCGGGTCGGTTCCGCCCATCTGTCCATCATGATTCGTGGCAAGAGCCAGGTCTTCGCCGGCGGGCCGCCGGTGGTGAAGCAGGCGTTGGGCCTCGACATCGACAAGGAGGGGCTCGGCGGCTACGACGCGATGCACCGTTTCAGCGGCGCGGTGAGCCTGGCCGTTGAAACCGAAGAGCAGGCCCTGGAGGCCACGCGGCGTTTCCTTTCGTACCTTCCCGGCAATGTGTGGGAACAGCCGCCGCGCGTGGCCTGCGAGGATCCGGTCGATCGCTGCGACGAGTGGCTCAACCGGGCGATCCCCGCCGACAAGCGCAAGGTCTTCCAGGCACGCAAGATCCTAAAGGCGATCTTCGACGAAGGCTCGTTGTTCGAGATGTCGCCGGACTTCGGCGGCTCGACCATCACATGCCTGGCGCGCCTGAACGGCCATGCCGTGGGCGTGATGACCAACAACCCGATGGTGATGGGCGGCGCCCTGACGCGCGCCGCCGCGCTGAAGATGGCGCGCTTCGTCGACCTGTGCGACACCTTCCACCTGCCCATCGTCAACCTGGCCGATCAGCCGGGCGTGATGACCGGCCCCGACGCCGAACGCGAAGGCACGCTGTCCGCCGCGCTGCAGGCCATGCATGCGATCGAGCAGTCTGGCGTGCCTTGGCTGGCGATCGTGCTGCGGCGTTGCGTGGGCCTGGCCGGCGCCATGCTGAGCCCGTGGCACGGGCCGTCGGGCACCGCGCTGCCGAACCGCTATGCGTGGCCGTCGGCACGCTGGGGCTCGATTCCGGTTGAGGGCGGCGTCGCCGCGGCCTACAAGCAGGATATCGCCGCCGCCGCCGACCCGGTCGCGCACCGCCTGGACCTTGAAGCGCACTACCACGCGATCTCGTCGCCGCTGCGCACCGCCGAGCGCTTCGGTGTGCTCGACATCATCGAACCGGCGAGCACCCGGCCGCTGCTTTGCGCCTGGGTCGAAGACGCCTACCAGGCCACCGCCCGCCGCCTCGGCCCGGTCGGCCGCACGATGCGCTGA
- a CDS encoding hypothetical protein (K02334: dpo; DNA polymerase bacteriophage-type [EC:2.7.7.7]) has translation MCGCALRPLRPDIEHEPGSGRAADVMPERKKPPVSRTELNQCRRCPLWRNATQGVPGEGAAHARIMLVGEQPGAQEDLQGSPFVGPAGHLLDEALGKAGLDRDKLFMTNAVKCLRERGQGGPRRPARPTAQGHRRRVHRPDPRA, from the coding sequence GTGTGCGGCTGCGCGCTGCGCCCGCTGCGTCCGGATATCGAGCATGAACCCGGCAGCGGCCGCGCCGCCGACGTCATGCCCGAGCGCAAGAAGCCCCCCGTCAGCCGCACTGAGCTGAACCAATGCCGTCGTTGCCCGCTGTGGCGCAACGCCACCCAGGGCGTGCCCGGCGAGGGGGCCGCGCACGCGCGCATCATGCTGGTGGGCGAGCAGCCCGGCGCGCAGGAGGACCTGCAGGGCTCCCCCTTTGTCGGCCCGGCGGGCCACCTGCTGGACGAGGCGCTGGGCAAGGCCGGCCTGGACCGTGACAAGCTCTTCATGACCAATGCGGTCAAGTGCCTCCGAGAGCGCGGGCAAGGCGGACCCCGACGGCCTGCACGGCCAACCGCGCAAGGGCACCGGCGGCGCGTCCATCGACCAGACCCGCGTGCCTGA
- a CDS encoding diguanylate cyclase, whose product MTTSKTTAPVQWPAGYRINPRVDGPAPDIVEAFRDMPVAAIGDSMSRNIGTVGLRQYHARLDTVLCGPAVTVRVRPGDNLMIHKALMMVQPGDVLVIDGGGDVTQALVGGLMRTTCMAKKLGGLVIDGAIRDLCEWAQDGMPIFARGHTHRGPGKDGPGEINIALACAGLAVLPGDLVIGDADGVIAVPAAEAADVLERCRAHLKKEARIRADNAAGTSDPERFDAALRAKGLPV is encoded by the coding sequence ATGACCACTTCCAAAACCACCGCGCCAGTGCAATGGCCCGCCGGTTACCGCATCAACCCGCGTGTCGACGGACCCGCTCCGGATATCGTGGAGGCTTTCCGCGACATGCCGGTCGCAGCCATCGGCGACTCGATGAGCCGCAACATCGGCACGGTCGGCTTGCGGCAATACCATGCCCGCCTGGACACCGTGCTGTGCGGACCCGCCGTGACGGTCCGGGTGCGCCCCGGGGACAACCTGATGATCCACAAGGCCCTGATGATGGTGCAGCCTGGCGACGTCCTGGTGATCGACGGCGGCGGCGATGTCACGCAGGCGCTCGTCGGCGGCCTGATGCGGACGACGTGCATGGCGAAGAAGCTGGGCGGACTGGTCATCGACGGGGCCATCCGCGACCTGTGCGAATGGGCGCAGGACGGCATGCCCATCTTCGCCAGGGGGCACACCCATCGCGGACCGGGCAAGGATGGCCCCGGGGAGATCAACATTGCCCTTGCCTGCGCGGGTCTGGCGGTGTTGCCCGGTGATCTCGTCATCGGCGATGCGGATGGGGTGATCGCAGTGCCCGCCGCCGAGGCTGCCGACGTTCTCGAACGCTGCCGGGCACACCTGAAGAAAGAAGCCAGGATTCGCGCGGATAACGCGGCCGGCACATCGGATCCGGAACGCTTCGATGCGGCGCTGCGCGCCAAGGGCCTGCCGGTCTGA
- a CDS encoding fatty-acid--CoA ligase, protein MSAKRIAGHALSWAAGQFRDRPAVVFRDRSFSYTQIERRSNQLANALIGLGLRPGERLAVLLNNSVESIDSQFGAEKAAQTYVALNARHTLREQAAILNDAEASVLIAGAEFREIAQQVRHLVPSLRHVIGVGWQGASVLGFDALLARASDRFPGLEVPADLLLRIAYTSGTTGQPKGVAYSIERWEARLANQFGAMEYGLGIDDAMLHVGPLTHAAGVHLLPCYLRGARNIVADRFDAGQVLAQIASDRITQLMVVPTMLSRLLEALAANPAADVSALRRVHYGTAPTPTSTIHEALQRLGPILRQQYGMTEAVQPLSVLYPHEHLEHGQPSARIASCGRPTTNVRITVRDADGQALPTGEVGEIALAHQGIGAVAFWRRPDLERESIRDGWYYSGDLGRFDDEGFLYIVGRNKDMMISGGFNVYAREVEDALHAHPAVAEVAVLGLPDAEWGEVVAAFVVRRPGQSGDADALGRHCAGLIAGYKKPRVIEFVDALPRNHAGKVTKNDLRDAYLARHAEGAISK, encoded by the coding sequence ATGAGTGCAAAGAGAATCGCAGGCCATGCCTTGTCATGGGCCGCTGGGCAGTTTCGCGACCGGCCCGCGGTCGTGTTCCGCGACCGCAGCTTCAGCTATACGCAGATCGAACGGCGCAGCAACCAGCTCGCCAACGCGCTGATCGGCCTGGGACTGCGTCCCGGCGAACGGCTCGCCGTGCTGCTCAACAACTCGGTGGAGAGCATCGACAGCCAGTTCGGCGCCGAGAAGGCGGCGCAGACTTACGTGGCCCTGAACGCGCGCCACACCTTGCGCGAACAGGCGGCGATCCTCAACGACGCCGAGGCTTCGGTGCTGATCGCCGGCGCCGAGTTTCGCGAGATTGCGCAGCAGGTGCGCCATCTCGTGCCGTCGCTGCGCCACGTGATCGGCGTGGGCTGGCAGGGCGCCAGTGTGCTCGGGTTCGATGCGCTGCTCGCCCGCGCTTCGGACCGTTTCCCGGGTCTTGAGGTGCCGGCCGACCTGCTGCTGCGTATCGCCTACACCTCGGGAACGACCGGCCAGCCGAAGGGCGTTGCCTACAGCATCGAACGCTGGGAGGCACGCCTGGCCAACCAGTTTGGTGCCATGGAATACGGCCTCGGCATCGACGACGCGATGCTTCACGTCGGCCCGCTCACCCATGCGGCCGGGGTGCACCTGCTGCCGTGCTACTTGCGTGGGGCACGCAATATCGTGGCCGACCGCTTCGATGCCGGGCAGGTGCTGGCGCAGATCGCCAGCGATCGCATCACCCAGTTGATGGTGGTGCCTACCATGCTGAGCCGCCTGCTTGAAGCGCTGGCCGCCAACCCCGCAGCCGACGTGTCTGCCCTGCGGCGCGTGCACTACGGCACCGCGCCGACGCCAACCAGCACGATCCACGAGGCGTTGCAGCGGCTGGGTCCGATCCTGCGCCAGCAATACGGCATGACCGAAGCGGTCCAGCCCTTGTCCGTGCTCTACCCGCACGAGCACCTGGAGCACGGCCAGCCCTCGGCGCGCATCGCCTCGTGCGGCCGGCCGACCACGAATGTCCGGATCACGGTGCGCGATGCCGACGGGCAAGCCTTGCCGACCGGTGAAGTAGGCGAGATCGCGCTCGCGCACCAGGGCATCGGCGCAGTGGCGTTCTGGCGCCGGCCAGACCTGGAGCGCGAATCCATCCGTGACGGCTGGTACTACAGCGGCGACCTTGGCCGCTTCGACGACGAAGGCTTTCTCTACATCGTCGGCCGCAACAAGGACATGATGATCAGCGGCGGCTTCAACGTCTATGCGCGCGAAGTCGAGGACGCGCTGCACGCGCATCCGGCAGTAGCCGAGGTGGCGGTGCTGGGCCTGCCCGACGCCGAGTGGGGCGAGGTGGTCGCCGCATTCGTGGTGCGCCGGCCCGGACAAAGCGGCGACGCCGATGCGCTCGGCCGGCATTGCGCCGGGCTGATCGCCGGCTACAAGAAACCACGCGTGATCGAGTTTGTCGACGCGCTGCCGCGCAACCATGCCGGCAAGGTGACCAAGAACGACTTGCGCGACGCCTATCTGGCGCGCCATGCAGAAGGAGCGATTTCCAAATGA
- a CDS encoding hypothetical protein (K01966: PCCB, pccB; propionyl-CoA carboxylase beta chain [EC:6.4.1.3]), whose protein sequence is MTITSAQSSPVTNAALAGLSTYEEQRAQLDARVLDALAMGGEAKLAKRRASGHLNARERVGQLLDADSFSETGMLAVSLLPADRDSSPADAKITGTGRIEGRRVAVVSNDMTVMGASSSAINMRKIARLKETATRNGMPLIFLGESSGSRVPDSLGAEAMAGAGQDPQQYCRRREIPWVSAVLGPCLGSSTWYTCLSDFVVMRKGAFLAVSSARVTSLAIGEAVDPEELGGWKLHAEQTGLVDVIVNSDVEALAAIRRFLSYLPSHAGARPPSVPAAEAIAPDADKLLELVPSARSKTYDMRKVIAGIVDEGSFLNLKDRFGRAAVTGLARLNGESVGIVASNPMFKGGAMDPEACRKVTSFLVMCDSFNIPVLFLVDTPGFLVGIEGERKAAPAHIMNMIHAVQLCSVPKLSVILRKSYGQAYINMGGGRNSDEVAAWTSADTSFMDPQIGVSVLHGIKREDDPARFDQLKAELARDTSAYALAGAFGVQAVIAPQQTRAWLIEALATHRRERNGGIGQHEMRSWPTYI, encoded by the coding sequence ATGACAATCACATCCGCACAATCCAGCCCCGTCACCAACGCCGCGTTGGCAGGGCTCTCCACCTACGAAGAACAACGCGCCCAACTCGACGCCCGCGTCCTTGACGCTCTCGCGATGGGAGGCGAAGCCAAGCTCGCGAAGCGCCGCGCCAGTGGCCACCTGAATGCGCGCGAGCGCGTCGGGCAACTGCTGGACGCCGACTCGTTCAGCGAAACCGGGATGCTGGCCGTCTCGCTCCTGCCTGCCGATCGCGACAGCTCACCGGCCGACGCCAAGATCACCGGCACCGGCCGCATCGAAGGGCGGCGCGTGGCCGTGGTGTCGAACGACATGACGGTCATGGGCGCGTCGTCCTCTGCGATCAACATGCGCAAGATCGCCCGCTTGAAGGAGACGGCCACGCGCAACGGCATGCCGCTGATCTTCCTGGGCGAGTCGAGCGGTTCGCGGGTGCCTGACAGCCTGGGCGCGGAAGCGATGGCCGGTGCCGGCCAGGACCCGCAGCAGTACTGCCGCCGGCGTGAAATCCCTTGGGTGAGCGCCGTGCTCGGGCCCTGCCTGGGCTCGTCGACCTGGTACACCTGCCTTTCCGATTTCGTGGTGATGCGCAAGGGCGCGTTCCTCGCGGTGTCGAGCGCGCGTGTCACGTCGCTCGCCATCGGCGAAGCGGTCGATCCCGAGGAACTCGGCGGCTGGAAGCTGCATGCCGAGCAGACCGGGCTGGTGGACGTGATCGTCAACAGCGACGTGGAAGCGCTCGCGGCGATCCGCCGCTTCCTCAGCTACCTGCCCTCGCACGCCGGTGCCCGCCCGCCGAGCGTTCCGGCTGCCGAGGCGATCGCGCCCGACGCGGACAAGCTCCTCGAACTGGTGCCGTCCGCGCGCAGCAAGACCTACGACATGCGCAAGGTCATCGCCGGCATCGTCGACGAAGGCAGCTTCCTCAACCTGAAGGATCGCTTCGGTCGTGCCGCGGTGACCGGCCTGGCGCGGCTGAATGGCGAGAGCGTCGGCATCGTCGCCTCGAATCCGATGTTCAAGGGCGGCGCGATGGACCCCGAGGCTTGCCGCAAGGTCACGTCGTTCCTGGTGATGTGCGATTCGTTCAACATTCCTGTCCTCTTCCTGGTCGACACGCCGGGCTTCCTGGTCGGCATCGAGGGCGAGCGCAAGGCTGCACCCGCGCACATCATGAACATGATTCACGCCGTGCAGCTGTGCAGCGTGCCTAAGCTGTCAGTAATCCTGCGCAAGAGCTACGGCCAGGCCTATATCAACATGGGCGGCGGCCGCAACAGCGACGAGGTGGCGGCCTGGACCAGCGCCGACACCAGCTTCATGGACCCGCAGATCGGTGTCAGCGTGCTCCACGGCATCAAGCGCGAGGACGACCCGGCGCGCTTTGACCAACTGAAGGCCGAACTGGCACGCGATACCTCGGCCTACGCACTGGCCGGCGCCTTCGGCGTGCAGGCCGTGATTGCCCCGCAGCAGACCCGCGCCTGGCTGATCGAAGCATTGGCCACCCATCGCCGCGAACGCAACGGCGGCATCGGCCAGCACGAGATGCGCTCGTGGCCGACGTACATCTGA